Genomic segment of Saccharomyces cerevisiae S288C chromosome XV, complete sequence:
AATGACGACGAGGTGCCATCCATGCTATTTTACAAGGAAAATCTCCAAAACCTGGAAAAGTTGGATCTAATGGGGACATCGATAAGTGGTTCTGCGTTGACTAGATTATGCGAGCAGGAATACTTGGATGGTCGGAAATTAAGAAGTTTAAACATTGGGAATTGCCCCAACATCCAGTTCCCAAATAATCACGCTCATACAGCAAGGATGATACTGGATGTGAATGCAGTTTTGAAGAGACTCTCCAAGttggaagaaataaatttaTCGCATCTCAGCTCCTTGAATGATAGTACGATGAAGTCATTCATTATTAATGTAccatttttggaaaatttaaagagGCTTGACATTTCGcacaattttgaaattacaggaatatcaatatatgaatttctaaaaaaatttcagatgGATCATGACAACGAAGCGGGAGGTCAACCACTGGCATATTTAAATATTGACGGATGTTCCCAAGTGTCTCATATCACAGTTAATATGATCCGAGCGCAGAACTTAGTTACTCAAGTGGATTGTGTTTATGAAAGAGATGTATGGagaaaatttggaattAATTCATATTCATACTCATAGATTAATAAATCACTGATGATAATGCAGTATCCTTCGGAAAATTCTTAGAATATTTAATATAACAAAATGGCATGTACCTTTTGGAGTTGATGGAGGTGAGAATATAGAAAgctttttatataaaaatgtaCTTATTGTCTTTCatttcaattttgaaaaatgtctGAATTGTTCATGAAATTGTCGTTTGTGGCAGCCGACATAGCGTCCATGGGGAACCTGCTTGGATTGAATAAAGTGTTATCAAATGAACCGTTTTCAATAGCCGGTATGGGAAAATCTTCTGAGTTTGTTTGAACATCATAAGAGGAAATTGTTccagatttttttctatttttccTCATCTCTGCCGACATATTTTGATTATAATAAGaagatctttttttgaattgagGTCGTGATGGAACCTTCAATGGTGATTTCTTTAGCCGTAAACTAGATGCACCGATGGCAAACGATAAAGAATTTGCCTTCTGCCTTGTACCCTGCTGCGTGaatgaagattttgaacGTTGTGGAGATGTAGAAGGCGATGGAGAAGGCGATAACATATCCATTTTCCTCTTGTTGAAGGTAGAAGATGGAGAAGGCAATGGCTGAAGAGGAAATCTTCCCGGTGCCGCTGTTTTGTTGGGAGACTTGATAATTGATAGTGAATTGGAGGAGGATTCTTCCAAGTCAACTCCCGGCAAGTCAGCATCCATTATGGAAAGAGATTTGATTTGCTCACTGAATCGAGGTTGGTAGAATTGTAAAGGGTTTTTTATTGACGAAGagattattattttctccTTTAGGAATGTGATGGCCTTATCCAAGGCGAATTCTTGGCCACAGTTATTTTGAATCATGGAAATTTTCGGCCAAGTAGCTCTTGCACCTAAAGTAGTTTGGTGCAATAGGAAAAGTTGAGATGGGTTCTTCAATACTTCGTGGAATTGACCAACCATTGATAGATCGGGTAAAATTGTGACATTGCCAGAGTATTGTTGTAAAAAAAGGTGTTTCAATTTGGTCATCAAATAGGGATGGAACTCAAGCTCCTTTAGGATGtctaaaaaatgaatagtTTCGtcggaaaaaaatttgaagatcTTTGTTACTTGGTTTCTGAAACGGGCGgtaatttccttttcaatttcaccCCCAACGCAAGTGtttgaaaactttaacAGGGGAAAGACATGTATATTTACCTGGCAGGCGATAATGTGGTCGACATTGAACATTTCAGAAAGACGAGAAATGGGCATGTCATTATCTACAGATCCGTCCATGAATTTCATGTTTGATAAATGTAAAT
This window contains:
- the TGL5 gene encoding triacylglycerol lipase (Bifunctional triacylglycerol lipase and LPA acyltransferase; lipid particle-localized triacylglycerol (TAG) lipase involved in triacylglycerol mobilization; catalyzes acylation of lysophosphatidic acid (LPA); potential Cdc28p substrate; TGL5 has a paralog, TGL4, that arose from the whole genome duplication); this translates as MSNTLPVTEFLLSKYYELSNTPATDSSSLFKWLYHKTLSRKQLLISDLSSQKKHAISYDQWNDIASRLDDLTGLSEWKTIDESSLYNYKLLQDLTIRMRHLRTTHDYHRLLYLIRTKWVRNLGNMNNVNLYRHSHTGTKQIIHDYLEESQAVLTALIHQSNMNDHYLLGILQQTRRNIGRTALVLSGGSTFGLFHIGVLAALFESDLMPKVISGSSAGAIVASIFCVHTTQEIPSLLTNVLNMEFNIFNDDNSKSPNENLLIKISRFCQNGTWFNNQPLINTMLSFLGNLTFREAYNKTGKILNITVSPASIYEQPKLLNNLTAPNVLIWSAVCASCSLPGVFPSTPLFEKDPHTGKIKEWGATNLHLSNMKFMDGSVDNDMPISRLSEMFNVDHIIACQVNIHVFPLLKFSNTCVGGEIEKEITARFRNQVTKIFKFFSDETIHFLDILKELEFHPYLMTKLKHLFLQQYSGNVTILPDLSMVGQFHEVLKNPSQLFLLHQTTLGARATWPKISMIQNNCGQEFALDKAITFLKEKIIISSSIKNPLQFYQPRFSEQIKSLSIMDADLPGVDLEESSSNSLSIIKSPNKTAAPGRFPLQPLPSPSSTFNKRKMDMLSPSPSPSTSPQRSKSSFTQQGTRQKANSLSFAIGASSLRLKKSPLKVPSRPQFKKRSSYYNQNMSAEMRKNRKKSGTISSYDVQTNSEDFPIPAIENGSFDNTLFNPSRFPMDAMSAATNDNFMNNSDIFQN